The following are from one region of the Nicotiana tomentosiformis chromosome 7, ASM39032v3, whole genome shotgun sequence genome:
- the LOC104113402 gene encoding uncharacterized protein isoform X1, whose protein sequence is MVGISEGAGPEALRTEENAPSEPLGAIIIGDSPTLPAFSEEAIRETQALGALEMSRSHEGEDPFCDLFTGVEDAAGPSDVSGLFCEVQQALNRAVTVNREVCSRSRAELHRFEADLQWVTEEMNALRLLSGQREEEIKGLRAELAKAHQDQTDLTEQVMIILRTHGLNSGLEANISISQLQQKLETIEQLREEVDIIRAETMGWKDGMDHLAAEKEIVRAQLSSTTSQLQGMKEKSSVQARRIEELEARLASELTKAKSDAKKAKLYADALVAVYRGRC, encoded by the exons ATGGTGGGTATATCGGAAGGGGCCGgtcctgaagctctccgaactgaggagaacgccccaagcgagcCACTTGGGGCAATAataatcggagactcgcccactctccctgcCTTTTCCGAAGAGGCGATTCGGGAAACCCAAGCTTTGGGGGCTCTCGAGATGAGCcggtctcatgaaggggaggaccccttctgtgatttgtttactggGGTCGAGGATgctgctggccctagtgatgtgtcagGCCTTTTTTGTGAAgtgcagcaagctctgaatcgg GCCGTGACGGTTAATCGAGAAGtatgttctcggtctcgagctgagctgcatCGGTTCGAGGCCGACCTCCAATGGGTTACGGAGGAGATGAACGCCCTCAGACTCCTTTCTGggcaaagagaagaagaaatcaaaggccttcgagctgagttggccaaggctcatcaagaccagaccgacctgaccgagcaggtaatgataatattAAGAACTCATGGGCTTAATTCAGGATTggaggctaatatttcgatctcacagctgcagcagaaactCGAGACGATCGAGCAGCTTCGTGAGGAAGTTGATATAATAAGGGCGGAGACCAtgggatggaaagatggcatggaccATCTTGCTGCAGAAAAGGAGATTGTTCGGGCCCAATTGTCATCGACTACAAGCCAACTTCAAGGTATGAAGGAGAAGAGTTCGGTTCAAGCGAGAAGAATAGAGgaactcgaggctcggttggcctccgaacttaccaaggccaaatctgatgccAAAAAAGCAAAGTTATATGCGGATGCAttagtggccgtctatcgggGTAGATGCTAA
- the LOC104113401 gene encoding MLO-like protein 1 — protein sequence MSGGGEGSTLEFTPTWVVAAVCTVIVAISLAAERFLHFLGKYLKKKNQKPLYEALQKVKEELMLLGFISLLLTVLQGSIVKICVPEDVVMHLLPCSLSEAPSSSANETAHASPGSEHHRRLLAEEAAAAGYCSAKHKVPLLSLEALHHLHIFIFVLAIVHVTFSLLTVVFGGAKIRQWKHWEDSIAKDNYETGRVLKPPVTHVHQHDFIKDRFVGMGKRSAISGWLHSFFKQFYGSVSKSDYAALRLGFIMTHCKQNKKFNFHKYMIRALEDDFKTVVGISWYLWVFVVIFLLLNVNGWHTYFWIAFVPFILLLAVGTKLEHVIIQLAHEVAEKHVAIEGELVVTPSDEHFWFNRPQIVLFLIHFILFQNAFEIAFFFWILVQYGFDSCIMGQVGFIVPRLVIGVIIQILCSYSTLPLYALVTQMGTHFKKSIFDEHIQVGLIGWAEKVKRKKGLKAATESSNQGNSTEGSTVGLQMSGIGRKEPPANGA from the exons ATGAGTGGTGGTGGAGAAGGGTCTACATTGGAATTCACACCTACTTGGGTGGTGGCCGCCGTCTGCACCGTCATCGTTGCCATCTCTCTTGCCGCTGAACGCTTCCTCCATTTCCTTGGAAAG TATCTGAAGAAGAAGAATCAGAAGCCTTTATATGAAGCCCTACAGAAAGTTAAAGAAG AGTTGATGCTTTTGGGTTTTATATCCCTGTTATTAACGGTGCTTCAAGGTAGCATAGTCAAGATTTGTGTTCCTGAAGATGTTGTCATGCACTTACTTCCATGTTCATTATCGGAGGCTCCTTCGTCTTCTGCGAATGAAACTGCTCATGCTAGTCCTGGATCAGAACATCATCGCCGTTTGTTAGCTGAAGAAGCAGCTGCTGCTGGCTATTGCAGTGCAAAA CACAAGGTCCCACTACTCTCTCTTGAAGCGTTGCATCACCTTCACATTTTTATCTTTGTCCTTGCGATTGTTCATGTGACTTTCTCTCTTCTGACAGTTGTATTTGGAGGAGCAAAG ATACGTCAGTGGAAGCACTGGGAGGACAGCATTgcaaaagataattatgagacTGGACGTG TTCTAAAACCACCGGTCACACATGTCCATCAACACGATTTCATCAAGGACCGATTTGTTGGTATGGGCAAACGTTCAGCTATTTCTGGTTGGTTG CACTCTTTCTTTAAGCAATTTTATGGTTCTGTCAGCAAGTCGGATTATGCTGCCCTGCGTTTGGGGTTCATTATG ACACACTGCaagcaaaataaaaaatttaattttcacaagTACATGATTCGGGCTCTGGAAGACGATTTTAAGACTGTCGTCGGCATCAG TTGGTATCTCTGGGTATTTGTTGTCATCTTCTTGTTGCTGAATGTTAATG GTTGGCACACGTATTTCTGGATTGCGTTCGTTCCTTTTATT CTTCTGCTTGCTGTTGGCACGAAGTTGGAGCATGTAATTATACAGTTAGCTCACGAGGTAGCAGAGAAGCATGTTGCCATAGAAGGTGAATTGGTGGTAACACCTTCTGATGAACACTTCTGGTTCAACCGCCCTCAAATTGTCCTCTTCTTGATACACTTTATCCTCTTCCAAAATGCTTTCGAGATAGCATTCTTTTTCTGGATATTG GTGCAATATGGCTTTGATTCCTGCATAATGGGACAAGTTGGTTTCATTGTTCCTCGGCTTGTTATAGG GGTAATCATTCAGATATTATGCAGCTATAGCACGTTGCCTCTTTACGCTCTTGTTACACAG ATGGGTACCCATTTCAAGAAATCAATATTTGATGAGCATATTCAAGTTGGTCTTATTGGCTGGGCAGAGAAAGTGAAGAGGAAAAAGGGATTGAAGGCGGCTACGGAGAGCTCCAATCAAGGAAATTCAACTGAGGGTTCTACTGTAGGATTACAGATGTCAGGAATCGGGCGAAAGGAACCACCAGCTAATGGAGCTTAA
- the LOC104113402 gene encoding uncharacterized protein isoform X2, with protein MVGISEGAGPEALRTEENAPSEPLGAIIIGDSPTLPAFSEEAIRETQALGALEMSRSHEGEDPFCDLFTGVEDAAGPSDVSGLFCEVQQALNRAVTVNREVCSRSRAELHRFEADLQWVTEEMNALRLLSGQREEEIKGLRAELAKAHQDQTDLTEQLQQKLETIEQLREEVDIIRAETMGWKDGMDHLAAEKEIVRAQLSSTTSQLQGMKEKSSVQARRIEELEARLASELTKAKSDAKKAKLYADALVAVYRGRC; from the exons ATGGTGGGTATATCGGAAGGGGCCGgtcctgaagctctccgaactgaggagaacgccccaagcgagcCACTTGGGGCAATAataatcggagactcgcccactctccctgcCTTTTCCGAAGAGGCGATTCGGGAAACCCAAGCTTTGGGGGCTCTCGAGATGAGCcggtctcatgaaggggaggaccccttctgtgatttgtttactggGGTCGAGGATgctgctggccctagtgatgtgtcagGCCTTTTTTGTGAAgtgcagcaagctctgaatcgg GCCGTGACGGTTAATCGAGAAGtatgttctcggtctcgagctgagctgcatCGGTTCGAGGCCGACCTCCAATGGGTTACGGAGGAGATGAACGCCCTCAGACTCCTTTCTGggcaaagagaagaagaaatcaaaggccttcgagctgagttggccaaggctcatcaagaccagaccgacctgaccgagcag ctgcagcagaaactCGAGACGATCGAGCAGCTTCGTGAGGAAGTTGATATAATAAGGGCGGAGACCAtgggatggaaagatggcatggaccATCTTGCTGCAGAAAAGGAGATTGTTCGGGCCCAATTGTCATCGACTACAAGCCAACTTCAAGGTATGAAGGAGAAGAGTTCGGTTCAAGCGAGAAGAATAGAGgaactcgaggctcggttggcctccgaacttaccaaggccaaatctgatgccAAAAAAGCAAAGTTATATGCGGATGCAttagtggccgtctatcgggGTAGATGCTAA